ttgtacatcactagatatcgacagaaactaactaAAAAACAAGCAACTCGATTGTAATgagctcgagtaatgaacgttgctgacgggaaaAAGGGGTGgtgcccaaatggttctttaCCCTACTTTAAAAGCATATTAAATCGATTCCATTTTTTCCCTAAAAAACACCAATTATGATGCTAACTTCACGATTTCATAGAAACAAACACACTAAAATCATTGAAtttcttaaatatttttaatataaaagtGTTTTATAATCTAGACCTgaatcgcagcaagccatgcgtGTGGATGGTTGGTTTtgaatttgctgtcacgtttttgttcgttcGCGCAAGAAACAGATTCGGCTGATGTTTATATTTTGCATGTACTAGAAAAGTGTAATGAAGTTTGGAATTTACCTTTAATAAAATGTATTTCTTAATTGAGTGCGCGAAGTCGTTTGTGTATGCGGTGCGGGGATGTTTTTGTTGAAATATGTGTGGCTGTGTGATAATACCAGAGATTGAAATAGTGAAGTAAATTGTTCGTGGAAGTGattggatcaatttggtgagattgtttcaatatgtttttatatgattccaaaattaaatgcacgctggattaaaaaaaatccggaagtttgtttatggatccattatccaattgataatggtagcataaacaggcggggcttattgctagtgaaagtgacctcggactggacgtgagttaccaggcagtctgaaatgggtcactggagctgcagtagagctagcaccttctaactcccgggctaaagctgactcTATTAAAGACaactttcttccataataccactgccggacagtgggggttagattgaagatacacacacaTAAAAAGTGTTTTATAATCTAGACCTCGTGGCCACGCAATCAGCGACGTTGGTCTTCTGAAAGTAATGCGTAATAATGAAATTAGTAGTTCGATTCCCGCTCCTGTCATGGAAGCTCTTTGATGAACGAAACATTCTTCCCTGACCTAGTGGATATTTGTCTTATAAAGTGTTCGATCTATACAGCAACTAGTTGAATACGGTCTTTTCAACCTTCGGATCTTTCAGGCGTTCTCCTGATTCTGTAAGTAAATTTTTATATCTGTGCAGATTTAACGATGGTGCAGATGAAACACATTTTCTGATATAACATTTTTCCAGATTCTTGAACTGACTCAGATCCTTCCGATTCAGATCATTATCGTGacttaaatatttctaaatatctccagatatttttgattttgtttatcGTACACATCATTAATAttcccaaatttttttttcgaccatCCAGGTTATCTAAATGCTTCAGATTCCAGAGATATAAGGATCGTCCAAAGTCTGACAAATCAACTCAACTTTTGTTTATCCTTCTGGATGCATAGATATGCTAATGCATATAGAAATTGTCTAGATTCTCAAAATTACTCTAACCTTAATCCACCAATAGACCCTCTAGACTGCCGAAGTTCCCAATTCACTTCTGATTACTCGGATCAGTTACAGATTTTCTTGGCATCTCATTTTCTACGGGTTCCATAGCTACTCCAGGcattacagatttatcatataaTGCGGGACGTTTTCCGGGACGCCTGGCAATGCGGGACATGTAGTCTGAATCCGGGGCTGTCCCAcataatccgggacgtctggtcactttacCTTAGTGCTGCTTGAAGATTTTTCCGTAGCCTACAACGGCGTGAAACATACGAAGTTACAGCAGAAGCTGCCAAGGGACTTCGGATCTTTATCCATGCTATCAAACGAATGAAATGTTTCTAGCAAAACAGGAATCAAGATGTCAAACTCGACGGAGAAACTTCTACTGAAAGATTTCTTGCAGATGGAGCTCCACAGAACTCCTATCTAAGTGCTCTGTTATTGGATGATTTTTCATCAAGAATTGGTCCGCATcagcagaaccccgaccataagCAGTACTGAGGTAATATATTTTCCGCTTTGGTGATCAAATCGGGATTCAGAGAGAGGTATTAATCAGGAGTTATATGTTCAAAAAATACCTTCTTCGCACATTTCTGCATGACCGATCGGTTCAAATGCTTAGGGTTAGTCTTGTCTTTCTACTCTGCTACCAGAATACTCAAACTTTGCAAACAATGCAATATCAATAGTAGTACGAGTAATAGAGTCATCAAATTCAGTACCTTCTGCACGTATATTCGATACTAATGGAGTCTTACAACTACAGAGATCGACTCTTAGTGTTTCTTAATTGTACTCTGTCAGAGCCTTGCGGTGAGAATATCAATCAATTGAATTTCCTTGCGGAAGATTTTTCTAGCTTATCAAATTTtgtattccaccatggaacatCGAACCAACATTTCGCATCATGGTTGCTAAGCACTTATTTTAGGTATATTTACCTAGAATACCTAgtctaaaatttattcaaaaattgtttattcaaatattttgtcCCTCAACtgagaaaataagaaaaaattaACATGAGCATTTGGTAAACAAACTAGAAAAGGAATGAACTATAAATTTGCAAAATCGGTTTTCATAATACCACCATGCCTGATACGGTTGTTGAATTCCCAAGCGGCCAACCGAGTCAAAATATATATATCTGATATTTGCACAAATTTTAACAAGCGACAATTACATACTACAAATAAAGCGTTTTCAAACTTGTACGGCAAATCTAAACATCTAAGTATTGATAAAATTATGCTTTTTCTCATTTTGGAAATCGGTTTCATCAATTTCAACAATTCACGATGTGAAAACCTCAGGTTCTCATATGGAAGAGGTTATTTTACTAACTTACTGTTAGCATCAATGAGCATTATAGCATGAACAAAGGGCCGTGAAAGTGCAAATTGTTTGAGTTTTAAGCCAGCAGTAGTTTAGACATAAATCCAAAATAGTTTAGAAGCAACAAAGGCTAACAGTTGTTAGTAAAAGCTTTCCATTCCAATTAGGTACCTATTCTGGAACCCATAGTCGCATACTTACTTGTTTTCTACGCACTGAAGTCTCGTGTCATCATCATGCATTATATCAACCAccacaaaaatcaaataaaacaaaccAAAAGCGAATAAAACACGTGCCCGAAAGCAGACCACACTTCTAGTCAGTTTAGTTAGCTTTGTTATCTCAGATTTCAGTTGCTTCGTCTTACTTCCATTTGCTTGCTTTTCTATCCGTctccgtttttttttgtaattagttttattatttaatagcAAATTTATCTTTACACATATTATTAACCGTTGATTTAGAGTTAGTTATTGCTGGAGTACTCGTTGGCACAGGAGTGATAGGTTTGAAGGCTATCGAGTTAGTATCATACTTGTAGACTTGTGATGTGATTGGCCCCGCGGCCGCCGTCGATGTGATCATGCCTACTCCTCCGCCTCCTACTACAAGGGAACTGTGGTGCAAGTGCTTGGGTTTGCTCTGCTGGTGATGATAGAGTGGGGTGGTGGCGGCGGTTTGATCGGCTCCTGATCGCTGCTGCTTTCATCCTCGCTCTGCGATTGACTGCTGGTCGGGTGCTGTCGAACCGTGGCAAGTGTGGCCGTCGCCAGGGTGGTATGCTGACGGGCCACCGCGAGCGATCGACGACTGCTACTGCTGCTGGTCAGGGTTGCCAGTGTGTTGCTACTGTTGATGAACGGATTGGTGGAACTGTTAATGGGGAACTTGCTATTGCTATTGCTACTGATAAAATTGCTACTATTGAtgatgttgttgttgctgtGGGCGCTGCCGCAGatattgttgctgctgctgctgctgttgacgtggttgttgttgttgttgccgcTGCTGCTGATATTGCTGCTGTTTCGATAGTCTCGCAGGGTTTTTGAACTGATCGAGTGTGACTTGATCTTGAGATCGCGCACGGTCGCTTCCACGGTTTGGGAGGATTGGAAATTAAAGCTATGATGTTTTTGTAAAGGCAGTTTAATGTGACGTCGATTCGAGGAAACTAGGTTCTTTTTCAGTAATTGATTAATCTTGACTTGGTTGCTTCTATCTACGGGGAAGAGCTCTTTCGGTATCAGGATTCGTGTCTGGTGTTGTGTGATCTCAAAGTATTGGTTGTCATATGATGTGGGGCACTGAAAGTCAGTTTAAAAGCTGTGTTAGAACATGCATGCAAACAAGCCGAAGATAATTAAATGCTGATATTGATAACTGGACTAATAAAACCAATCCAAGTGCGTTGGATTCCGTTTCAATTCGGTATAAAAAAACTTATGAATACTTTATTAAGTGAAGACACTCCACTACTGTGCTCTAGAAGAATTCTCagcggaaatttggaagaatttccgtttCTCATCCGAAACCTCATTCAAAAATCAGCAATTTATCTTCAAAAGCTTAGTGTATTTTTATTGATTATCAAATTTGCCTATTTGGCATACCTACCTCGGCACCGTTGAACTCATCGTTCGATCGGGGATCCGTCTCGTAGCCGGAGCTGACCGGCAGGTTCATGTAGATCGGATCGAGCTTATTGCTGTACATTTGGATATTCTTCGAAAGCAGCGAATTGGTGGACGCATACTTCCGGTGTCGTGGCGCCGGGATGGGTTTAATGCAGTCGTAGTAGCTGTTGGACACGGCACTGTTCGACCGACTGTTCGATTTCCGCGGCTTTCGCAAACTAATTTTGTACCGTTCCTGGCCGTCGATTGCAAATTTGGCTCCGATGCCACACCCGGCGCTTCCCATCGGCGATTCGTGGATCTGGATCGAGTCGGTTAGGTTCTCGTACAGCGGGGTGACCGTTTCAAGGTCGATAAGCTTTTTGTTTTCACCACAGGTTCCAGCCGGACCTGGCGGCCGTTTGAGCGATTTCCCCGAAGAGAAACTGTGGGTCGAAAGAGTATCGCTGTTGTCCAGCAGCTGCTGGTGTTGGTTTGGTTTCTTCCGATCAACGGTCTTACTGAGATAGGAGTTGTTAGTGTTGCTTGACGAGTCCTGACTGTTGGACAGCGAGGACATATTGCTTTGGTTAGTTAGCACAGTCGATTGGCTTGTGTTGTAGGATGAAAGGCTTGGGGTTGGTTTGCTATTGCTGTCTCGTTGCTGATAGTTGATGTAGTTGTACGGATGAGTTGGGAAACATGAGGGTGTCAGCGACTTGTTAGGACACTTCACTGCCGGAGCGAGACTATTCTTTGCTAGCATAGCCTGAAACACAATCACATTCACGAATTCATTCAAGGGTTGCGGTTAGTTTGAAGCCAATCAGCTTAATGTGGTAGTTCGATTAAAATAAAGTCACCGTGTTTTGTAACATACCTTCTTAGGAGGAGTCTGCATACCATGGAAGGGTAGGTTCTCATATTCTCCGGGTTCTATTTGGGATTCTCCAGCAGTCGACGATCCGCCAGTAACTGAAATATAACAAACACACGAAATCATCAGAACCATCTCATGAATATTCGCTGCCACATCAAGTGAAATGGATATCGTGTTCGGTTGTGGTCATTAATTCGGAGCTGTGAATACAAAATAAGATTCAGTTCAGTCATACCTACTACATCTGTACCAGTTGGCGGTACATTCTCATTTCTATCACCGCTTGTTTGCTGAGGTTCTTTGGAGGTGATTGTTGTTGTGTTTGCTGATTGCGTTGGTGTAACTTGAGGCTTTTTAACATAAGTAATAACTATTAAATCAGGTACAACGGGAAACACAGGCGGTTAAATCAAATTAGAAAGCGATAAaccatgaaaatgaaaaaagaaaaaaatacgaaacaTATGAGTTAAATGTTAGTCAGTTAAATAAATAAGAATTTCTCAATGATGATACCATTTTGTGTTGACAGTTTGAGCAGATCAATACTGTTTCGCTTTTCGAAGAACCGGCGGATTCGCCATCGGACagttttatcatactgttgGATGTTTTCCGACGCATCTGGCTCAGGTTTGGGTGGGGACCTgaataaatgtgaaaatatgCGATGGCACAGAATGTGAATTGAAGTTTGATTGAATACTTGTCAGGTATTGCCATCACCGGGTAAATAGTTTTAGACCGATCACCAGATAGTTTGTTACTATGTTGTATACTACGGTCCCTTCTCGATTTTAGCAACATATGGTTAGtgtctcttttatttttttagcaaattAACTAATCTATTTTTTCTGTTATCTGccgaaccaaggcaacctattaattaaatagctattataTCTTTAGCACATTTGTTTGATTTTATCTCTGTCACTTTCATCCGCATTGGTCTGTTAAATGTTGggtcatccaagaacttcttggctacagacctacaaatcaacaagcgtagcgatgaacttctaatctcatatgtaacttcatgtggaataaccttATTCTGGACCCATTGGGTAGTTCATCATCTTCTCAAAGGTTTgaatgttacatatcttaattggCCTAGTGCTTATATACGCGGCTACAAGTCAACACCATAATAAATGTTGGATTAGGATTTACAGTCTGGTAAGATTTATTTTAACTTCAATGAGCATTATTATCAATgtgttagcctcgtgatatgcgaatgcaaaaatgttaactTGGCTTCTGCAGTTGGAGCACGGTGGGGTACATGACCCACCAAATTGTGCATTTTCTTACCTCCTCCTTGTACTTGAATTGCCAGATTTGTTCTAAAAGAAAGCtggtttcgatttattttgataaacaatctgcaaagaaattatttggttttcttgaaataatttccgacgGAAGTCCTGgatgaagttctgaaggaatatctgaaaaaaagagtcttaaggaatttctggatttatctccgaaGTTATTTCTggggaaaattccgaaggaattcttggaggaatgtacaaacaaattctttaagaaattgaaGAATGTCGGTAATTCGTTTAGGAGTTCTTTTATAAATTGCTCTAGGAATGTACGGAgctttctgaaaattcctcctagaattttggaagaaaatggcgaaagaaattccgaaggatttgctagatgaatttccgaaggaatggaATGTCATAtccgcagtgttgtaaaatttcatttgcattcgtttgtataatttttctagaacttttttcaaaagttagctATTGATTATTGATTTATAACGAATTTATAGCGCTttaatgtgcctacaactttgtctaacaagacattgctgtaaatatataatctggggcgtgggagacaaaatgtcattcaaatgacattatgtcaaatgacacgtgacattttggagagtatTCAGTCTCTAGCctgatgttatatttagagcaatgtacccttgaacaaaaatatagccctactaaACCGTTATGAGTACAGCTAAAATTATGATGTGAACtttacttctgaagaaagttattaacaaattagtcaaatgacatgcagatgacattttacaagcctatTATACCTGGAAAAATAccagtggaattgttaaaataatgtcCGAAGAAATGTtgtagaatattttaaaagtatgtATATATAAGAGTgaggcgtcatggtcattttttcaaatcaatggtttttcgaagccattctgggtcctgaacaactgtgcagaatttgggaccgattggttgcttcctcgctttccgcatcgcgtttgaagattgtatggaaattagtatgggagaacgtatatttttgtatttctactactagaggttcagttcatcgtaaaccaagtggcacattgcgttaaagtataacccaaaggatgccgaaaaactttgctgaagaaggcaagTTGCTgaaacgtccacgaaaaaaattataacgcttcgaacattgagtgttcaaaccacatgcaaaaaatcgtttattctgccagcactgccgtactacgcagaccaataatttaactgagtgttaattcaaaataattgatattatagggctttagagctaatgggagctatccagaattatttcacaaagcaaaaaatccgacaagaaggaagatgggttttgcccttcgataaccgatgaagccgctaagagcaaaagtgtaaaaagtacgttttcccatactaatctccatgtaaatttaaaacgcgatgcggcatgcgaggttgcaaccaatcgagcccatattttgcacagttgattggcgtcacaaaacgattcagaaaaaccttgatctcacttgatcggacgaagtatgtgtttttccatacaactgcgccccactctagtataTATGTTTGTACAGCAGAGACACTTAGgcgaagcccgcgggatagagaactaataaatagattcgcaatccttttgAGCTTTCCGAAGATGGGCGCGTCGAATCCATTACATATGTGGGGAAGACCCATCTATATGGGTAGAACATTTTGAAAGTATTCCAAAAAGAGAGGCCCTCcttagacgcgcggctacaaagcaagaccatgctgagggtggctgggttcgattcctggtgccggtctaggcaattttcggattggaatttgtcttgacttccctgggcataaaagtatcattgtgctagcctcatgatttacgaatgcaaaaatggtaacctggcttagaaacctcgcagttagtaactgtgaaagtgcttaatgaacactaagctgcgaggcggctctgtcccagggtggggatgtaatgccaataagaagaagaagaagattccaaaaagaatttcagaaggagtTTCTGATGGAATTGTCAGAGATAatccttgaagaatttttgaaagaatttccagaagaattccttaagaaatttcctaacgtctaggctgaccatacgtaccgtatttaacgggacagtcccgtttttcagACCTTTTTgggctgtcccgtcgtaatcttaaaaatcctctatttgtcccgttttttcattgattcttcttGATTCttctattattcaaacaaattcaatctaaGGAATCTAGAACTAAAATTCAAAGAAAGTGGACGGAACCCATCAAAAATGTGTGAGATTTTATGTTATTAGTGTAGCTTTCAAAAGAATGCTATCTATGCCGTTATGTAGGTATTTTCCATTGATCGACCtttcttaaggtttttaacagttaatgacaaAAGGGAACTTTTTTCTGGTTTCCTTTAAAACTGGTTTACAGTTTGGCCAAAGTGTCACAGGATTTGGAcccttttttttacttttagcttttactttgactattttttgctattttcaattgttcagaataataaaagtttttgatattggtcagtaataaaatccttaatgcagtggttctcaaccttttcagTATCGCGACCCCCTTGACAATCAGTCCAGTGGCCTACGGCCCCCTTAATATGTTATGCTGAAATCATGAACAACATTTTTCTCCCTTTGCTTATCTGGGGATGtgttaaaaattcattgaagctTTGTGTAGAAGTGTAGAAGCAAACggtaccgtggataatcaaatttcggacacactcaaacttcggacgcttcaattcgtatgggaaattttcggaaatatttcatcgaaatgtttcgtcaagctgaatcggaaggaataataatttttGCTTGTTTTAGTATAATTACATTCTAATTAGACATGTTAAAACAAAACGACGAAATGATTAAAAGACAGCTCAGACTCAGGTGCAGtgggaattgttttcaattatttttcccgatactgtgtaatcaggtgtccgaagtttgaatctttgtgtccgaaatatgaatccaatcCCGCCGATGACCGAGGTTTGAAgcaaacagaagccggacattttcataaattgcaaacattcttcgcaatatcttgcacatattaaatacgtaggtcaaagatgaatactatacttagtgattacaattagaggtgtgcgccgccgcgccacgccgccgccgccgatagtttttgacacgccgccgccgccggcatgtttgcatcggcgcgccgccgttcaaAATTTTGTCACGCCGCCGATCttgattttccacgccgattcaaatttgaagaaatccgcagaatttcccgtagaaattccgaagactCAGTGGAATTTCAGTAGATTTTTCCTGAATGATCCCCACATCATCACGTTGGAACCCCAAAGaacctctccgtaaaaacttagaaaaattgtgagtggaaattccgaataatttctcgctgaaatagaatttttgaacctagaaagtaatttggccgaaagccacaaggccgaaagttgttaggccgaatatgtaGTTTGACCAAGCACATCATTTGACCGAAGTCCATCTAGTCCaaagttatttggctgaaaatgtcatttggtcgacgaCCCTTTcctgttttaaatattttccaatggaactttggaagaatttcttgttgACAACACAAAGATCTTccgtagaaatccaaaatctttccgaaaaaaaattacgtaaactttccgtgaaaattaaaatatttcacaTATAAATTCTGAATTTTAGTTGAACAGTCTACTcaactgtaaaaacaaaattccctacTTTTTCCTGTTGCTTAGATACTCTACATTCTTTTTTAAGTAAAAACAAACGGGCCATATACCGATTTTTTGCAGCAAAACAGCCAATTCAAACAAGTAAATATTGCGAAACacgtttttcaaaagaaatttttggtggcctcacaacattttttctcgtcatctttttcttcttattggcagaggttgcacattgccgcctcgcagtttatagtgttaattaagcacttccactgttGTCAAATGCGCGGTTTATCTAAGCCGGGCTACCATTTTTCATTAATATATCGTGAGgcacacgatgatacatttatatgACCAGGGAGGTCAAAAAATCTCAACCCATAAATTTCCTAGATCTGATCGGGAATAGAACCCAGCCGCTTtctgcatggttttgctttatgtaaattagttcatccagaaaattctttaatcattcaatcaaaaattccttcagaacttcgtacggatattccttcagaaaatcatttgacgcttcctttttaaatttttttacgagtTCCTTTAGCACATTTCTCGAAAGTTTTAATGTCTTTATTATTaatgagattttcagcccaCGGCTGGCTCTTCTCAGATTCCTCGGAAATGTTTTaaggaattcatttagaaattcgttcgaaaaAAACAGATGATGAAAAAGTATAAAACTGCTTTTGTCGCTCCAGTTCATGTGACCAACATTTATGCTGCCCCCACTCACATATTAGTCCCATACCGTTTTTTCGCATACTGATATAATAGCCATTGAGGTTAAAAATCACATCTTCAATatgaaactttaaaaaaatttaataaattgaaACATCATCGTATCTTGCTGAAATGTTGTTCATCATTCGCTGAATTACCATGAAGCGATTTAGTTTGATCGAAACATTGTTTAGTTTTGAGCAATAAGTTCATGTAAATTCTCAGTTGATCTGTTATACGAGTA
The nucleotide sequence above comes from Armigeres subalbatus isolate Guangzhou_Male chromosome 3, GZ_Asu_2, whole genome shotgun sequence. Encoded proteins:
- the LOC134224373 gene encoding putative uncharacterized protein DDB_G0277255, with protein sequence MQTPPKKAMLAKNSLAPAVKCPNKSLTPSCFPTHPYNYINYQQRDSNSKPTPSLSSYNTSQSTVLTNQSNMSSLSNSQDSSSNTNNSYLSKTVDRKKPNQHQQLLDNSDTLSTHSFSSGKSLKRPPGPAGTCGENKKLIDLETVTPLYENLTDSIQIHESPMGSAGCGIGAKFAIDGQERYKISLRKPRKSNSRSNSAVSNSYYDCIKPIPAPRHRKYASTNSLLSKNIQMYSNKLDPIYMNLPVSSGYETDPRSNDEFNGAECPTSYDNQYFEITQHQTRILIPKELFPVDRSNQVKINQLLKKNLVSSNRRHIKLPLQKHHSFNFQSSQTVEATVRDLKIKSHSISSKTLRDYRNSSNISSSGNNNNNHVNSSSSSNNICGSAHSNNNIINSSNFISSNSNSKFPINSSTNPFINSSNTLATLTSSSSSRRSLAVARQHTTLATATLATVRQHPTSSQSQSEDESSSDQEPIKPPPPPHSIITSRANPSTCTTVPL